Sequence from the Sulfuricaulis sp. genome:
GCCCGCCCGCGCCGCCGCGCGTAACGCCGGTTCAGGGTTGGCGGCGTATTCCGGGGTGAGAAACAGCAGGATGGCGTTGGCGCGCTCGCAGCCGGCCTTGGCGAGTGCGCGCCTGACTGCATTTTCGGCATGCTCGGGGGCGGCACGGTGGCCGTGACTCAATCCGGTGGCGGCGTGTTTTGACGTCATGCCCTCGGAACCCCTGAAATATGAGTTTTCACCGCAGAGGACGCAAAGATCGCAGAGAATTTCCAGTTAATTTTCATGATTTTTTCTCTGCGTCCTCTGCGGTAGAAATTAATAAACTTACTTTATTACTTTAGCCCTGTACTCGCACAAATCATAGATGATGCAGTCCCGGCAGCGTGGCTTGCGTGCGGTGCAGGTGTAACGGCCATGCAGGATCAGCCAATGATGGGCATCGCGGCGGAATTCCTCCGGAACCAGCTTCAGCAGCTTCATTTCCACGGCCAGCACATTTTTCCCAGGCGCAATCCCGGTGCGATTGGCCACACGGAAGATATGCGTATCCACGGCGATGGTCGGTTGGCCGAAGGCGGTATTGAGTATCACGTTGGCGGTTTTGCGGCCGACACCCGGCAAGGCCTGCAAGGCTTCGCGCGTATCAGGCACCTTGCCACCGTGTTTCTCGACAAGAAGACGACAGGTTTTGAGAATATTCGCGGCCTTGGTGTTATACAGTCCGATGGTTTTGATGTATCGCTTGAGGCCGCGCAAACCCAGATCAATGATCTGATGCGGCGTGCATGCGACCTTGAAGAGTTCTGCGGTGGCCTTGTTGACGCTTTTGTCCGTGGCCTGTGCCGAGAGAATGACGGACACGAGCAGCTCGAACGGAGTGCGGTAGCGAAGTTCCGTGGTTGGACGCGGGTTCGCTTTTTTGAGGCGTTCGAATATTTCTTTGCGTTTGTCCGGGTTCATGGTGATGAATAGACAGGATTAACAGGATTTCTCAAGATTAACAGGATTAAGACTTTCAAATTTCAAAAACTCTGCAAACGTTGTTAACCCTGTCTAATTTTTCTTTTCAGTTTGGCACGTTCGACAGCAGCACGGATTTCGGCACGTATCTTTTCCCGATTATTAGGAAGGGGTGTCATTGATCCAGCAGTTTGCACGGCCTTTCTTCGGCGCGCGTATTTATTTCGCGCCAGACGACCCAGGCGCTTTTCAGTCCGCATCCGCCAGCGTACGGTTTCTGCGTGCGGATATTCTGGCCAGATCACATCGTTTGGCGCCCCCTCACCCTCATTCCCTCTCCCGCGGAGGGGAGAGGGAGGCGAGCCGGATGCGCTTCGCGCATGCTCTGTAAGATCGGGCAGCATGGCGATACAGTCCACCGGGCAGGGCGGCAGACACAGCTCGCAGCCGGTGCATTCATTGGCGATGATCGTGTGCATAAATTTGCGTGCGCCCAGAATCGCATCCACCGGACAGGCATCGATGCACCGACGGCATCCGATGCACAGGGTTTCGTCTATGACGGCGCGCGCGCGCGGTTTGTGCGAGCCGAAACGCGGGTCGAGCGGCTGTGGCGCGGCATGCAGCAGCGCGCTCAGCGCCCGGATGGTGACATCGCCGCCCGGGGGGCACTGATTGAGGCCGGCGGAACCGGCGGCCAGCGTCTCGGCATAGGCGCGGCAGTGCGGGTAGCCGCACAGGGTGCACTGCGTCTGCGGCAGACACGCGTCGATGCGT
This genomic interval carries:
- the nth gene encoding endonuclease III, yielding MNPDKRKEIFERLKKANPRPTTELRYRTPFELLVSVILSAQATDKSVNKATAELFKVACTPHQIIDLGLRGLKRYIKTIGLYNTKAANILKTCRLLVEKHGGKVPDTREALQALPGVGRKTANVILNTAFGQPTIAVDTHIFRVANRTGIAPGKNVLAVEMKLLKLVPEEFRRDAHHWLILHGRYTCTARKPRCRDCIIYDLCEYRAKVIK
- a CDS encoding RnfABCDGE type electron transport complex subunit B, whose amino-acid sequence is MPDMLPGAQAPHGPITDRLMVRRADSPGQSENQDRDGTVESVRAHHCRPRRTRRYCDAMPTSANAPLAPIERIDACLPQTQCTLCGYPHCRAYAETLAAGSAGLNQCPPGGDVTIRALSALLHAAPQPLDPRFGSHKPRARAVIDETLCIGCRRCIDACPVDAILGARKFMHTIIANECTGCELCLPPCPVDCIAMLPDLTEHARSASGSPPSPLRGRGNEGEGAPNDVIWPEYPHAETVRWRMRTEKRLGRLARNKYARRRKAVQTAGSMTPLPNNREKIRAEIRAAVERAKLKRKIRQG